From a single Bacteroidia bacterium genomic region:
- a CDS encoding UDP-N-acetylmuramoyl-L-alanyl-D-glutamate--2,6-diaminopimelate ligase translates to MKLAALLNQVPTITIHGTTDREITDVHFDSRSVKEEMLFVAVKGTASDGHQFIDMAIAKGASAIVCEILPEKLETTVTYVQVENSQRELAYILSNFYGNPSRKLIVVGVTGTNGKTTSVNLLHRLFQQMGYMSGMISTIGNKIGEKEIPATHTTPDPRQLHMLFAEMVKEGCEYCFMEVSSHSLVQHRVTGIPFRLAMFTNITHDHLDYHGSFAEYIRAKKILFDQLPADAVALINADDKNSKVMVQNTRATVRQFAINRMADYHAKIVENTFHGLLLRLENEEVWFRMIGSFNAYNLLMVIGAAVELGLDRREVLECLSGFDGVSGRFQVIRSKSTAITGIVDYAHTPDALENVLNTIKNIHQAGGKIITVVGCGGNRDKEKRPVMGRIAVEKSDQVIFTSDNPRNEEPQAILDEIERGVSITQKKKTLVIENRREAIRTASRLANAQDVILVAGKGHEDYQEIKGVKYPFDDRAILKEALDEFHG, encoded by the coding sequence GTGAAACTCGCAGCATTACTGAATCAAGTACCTACAATTACGATTCATGGTACTACAGACCGGGAAATAACAGATGTTCACTTTGATTCGAGATCAGTGAAGGAGGAAATGCTGTTTGTCGCTGTAAAAGGTACAGCAAGCGACGGGCATCAGTTCATTGACATGGCGATAGCCAAAGGTGCAAGTGCAATTGTATGTGAAATATTGCCTGAAAAGCTGGAAACAACTGTTACCTATGTGCAGGTAGAAAACAGTCAGCGGGAACTTGCCTATATCCTTTCCAACTTTTACGGAAATCCTTCCCGCAAATTAATTGTTGTGGGAGTTACCGGTACAAATGGAAAAACTACTTCTGTAAATCTGTTGCACAGGTTGTTTCAACAGATGGGATATATGTCGGGTATGATTTCTACAATCGGTAATAAAATCGGTGAAAAAGAAATACCTGCAACGCATACCACACCTGACCCCAGACAACTCCATATGCTGTTTGCGGAAATGGTGAAGGAGGGCTGTGAATATTGTTTCATGGAAGTGAGTAGCCATTCACTGGTACAACACCGGGTCACAGGAATTCCCTTCCGCCTGGCAATGTTTACCAATATTACTCACGACCACCTCGACTACCACGGAAGTTTTGCGGAGTATATCAGGGCTAAAAAAATTCTGTTTGATCAACTCCCTGCCGATGCTGTTGCGCTTATCAATGCAGATGATAAAAACAGTAAGGTGATGGTGCAGAATACCCGGGCAACTGTCAGGCAGTTTGCAATAAACCGAATGGCTGACTACCACGCAAAAATCGTTGAAAATACTTTTCACGGTTTGCTGTTGCGTCTCGAAAATGAGGAGGTATGGTTTCGGATGATCGGCAGCTTTAATGCTTACAACCTCCTGATGGTGATTGGTGCGGCAGTCGAACTTGGGCTTGACAGGCGGGAAGTGCTGGAATGCCTTAGTGGTTTTGATGGAGTTTCGGGGCGATTTCAGGTTATCCGAAGTAAAAGTACTGCGATTACAGGCATTGTCGATTACGCGCATACTCCTGACGCGCTGGAAAATGTACTCAATACGATTAAGAATATTCACCAGGCAGGAGGAAAAATCATCACGGTTGTAGGTTGTGGCGGAAACCGGGATAAGGAAAAACGGCCGGTTATGGGAAGGATTGCCGTGGAAAAATCAGATCAGGTGATATTCACCTCTGACAATCCCCGCAATGAAGAGCCGCAGGCAATTCTTGACGAGATTGAGCGGGGAGTGTCGATCACACAGAAAAAAAAGACGCTGGTGATCGAAAACCGCAGGGAAGCGATCAGAACCGCCAGCCGGCTGGCCAATGCCCAGGATGTGATCCTGGTCGCAGGAAAAGGACATGAAGATTATCAGGAGATTAAAGGGGTAAAATATCCGTTTGACGACAGGGCAATATTGAAGGAAGCATTGGATGAGTTTCACGGTTAA